The proteins below are encoded in one region of Juglans microcarpa x Juglans regia isolate MS1-56 chromosome 4D, Jm3101_v1.0, whole genome shotgun sequence:
- the LOC121259228 gene encoding calreticulin, whose product MAFRAPNPSILSLILLSLLAIASAKVYFEERFDDGWESRWVKSDWKKDENVAGEWNYTAGKWHGDPNDKGIQTSEDYRFYAISAEFPEFSNKDTTLVFQFSVKHEQKLDCGGGYMKLLSGGIDQKKFGGDTPYSIMFGPDICGYSTKKVHAILHYNETNHLIKKDVPCETDQLSHVYTFILKPDATYSILIDNVEKQSGSLYSDWSILPPKKIKDPEAKKPEDWDDKEYIPDPEDKKPEGYDDIPKEIPDSDAKKPEDWDDEEDGEWTPPTIANPEYKGPWNPKKIKNPNYQGKWKAPMIDNPEFKDDPYLYVYPSLKYVGIELWQVKSGTLFDNVLITDDPEYAKQLAEETWGKHKDSEKAAFDEAEKKKEEEEAKDDPIDSDAEDEDDDAGEDSDAEGKLDESTDGAETEEEEKHDEL is encoded by the exons ATGGCATTTAGGGCTCCTAACCCTAGCATTCTCTCTCttatccttctctctctcctcgcgATCGCCTCCGCAAAAGTTTACTTCGAAGAACGCTTCgacg ATGGATGGGAAAGTCGGTGGGTTAAATCTGATTGGAAGAAAGATGAAAATGTGGCTGGGGAATGGAACTACACTGCGGGTAAATGGCATGGAGACCCTAATGACAAAG GTATCCAGACTAGCGAAGACTACCGGTTTTATGCTATTTCTGCTGAGTTCCCTGAATTCAGCAACAAGGATACGACCCTAGTCTTCCAGTTTTCTGTGAAGCATGAACAGAAGCTTGACTGTGGTGGTGGTTACATGAAATTGCTTAGTGGTGGAATTGATCAGAAGAAATTTGGTGGGGATACTCCTTACAG CATCATGTTTGGGCCAGATATCTGTGGCTACAGCACCAAGAAAGTCCATGCTATCCTCCACTATAACGAGACAAATCACTTGATCAAGAAGGATGTCCCGTGTGAGACTGACCAACTCAGTCATGTTTATACTTTTATTCTCAAGCCAGATGCCACCTACAGCATTTTAATTGACAATGTGGAAAAGCAATCTGGGAGTCTCTACAGCGACTGGAGTATCCTCCCGCCAAAGAAAATCAAGGATCCTGAGGCCAAGAAA CCAGAAGATTGGGATGACAAAGAGTATATTCCTGATCCTGAGGACAAGAAGCCAGAG GGCTATGATGACATCCCAAAAGAAATTCCTGACTCTGATGCTAAAAAG CCGGAAGACTGGGATGATGAAGAGGATGGTGAATGGACACCCCCAACTATTGCAAACCCTGAATACAAGGGCCCATGGAACCCAAAG AAAATTAAGAACCCCAACTACCAGGGGAAGTGGAAGGCACCAATGATCGACAACCCAG AGTTCAAGGATGATCCATATCTCTATGTCTACCCTAGTTTGAAGTATGTTGGCATTGAACTGTGGCAG GTGAAATCCGGAACCTTGTTTGACAATGTTTTGATTACTGATGATCCGGAATATGCCAAGCAGCTGGCAGAAGAAACATGGGGCAAGCACAAGGAT TCTGAGAAAGCGGCATTTGATGAggcagagaaaaagaaagaggaagag GAAGCAAAGGATGATCCTATTGATTCTGAT GCCgaggatgaggatgatgatgcaGGAGAAGATTCTGATGCCGAAGGCAAACTTGACGAAAGCACAGACGGTGCTGAAACCGAGGAAGAGGAGAAACAT GATGAACTGTAA
- the LOC121259098 gene encoding pyrophosphate-energized vacuolar membrane proton pump-like, which yields MGVMCEEVTQVLIPAAALIGIGFALLQWFLVSKVRVSGDSDDYDHEYKGSLIDEAEFEEGVDGLEASIKCAEIQNAISVGATSFLFTEYRYLAIFMGVFGVIIFLFLGSVKGFSTESEPCTYNTGNYCKPALANAFFTTVAFLLGALTSVLSGFLGMKIATYANARTTLEARKGVGKAFITAFRSGAVMGFLLAANGLLVLWVTINLFKQYYEDDWEGLYESITGYGLGGSSMALFGRVGGGIYTKAADVGADLVGKVEKNIPEDDPRNPAVIADNVGDNVGDIAGMGSDLFGSYAESSCAALFVASISSFGVSLDYTAMSYPLIISSMGIVVCLATTLFATDLFEIKNVSEIEPSLKRQLLISTVLMTAGIAVVNFFALPSEFTLYDFGAEKAVKNWHIFFCVAIGLWAGLAIGYTTEYYTSNAYSPVQDVADSCRTGAATNVIFGLALGYKSVIIPIFSIAIAIYVSFSFAAMYGISVAALGMLSTIATGLAIDAYGPISDNAGGIAEMAGMSHKIRERTDALDAAGNTTAAIGKGFAIGSAALVSLALFGAYVSRAGIKTVDVLTPKVFIGLIVGAMLPYWFSAMTMKSVGSAALKMVEEVRRQFNSIPGLMEGLAKPDYATCVKISTDASLREMIPPGALVMLTPLIAGTIFGVETLAGVLAGSLVSGVQVAISASNTGGAWDNAKKYIEAGVNEHAKSLGPKGSDAHKAAVIGDTIGDPLKDTSGPSLNILIKLMAVESLVFAPFFATHGGLIFKLF from the exons ATGGGTGTGATGTGTGAGGAAGTTACGCAGGTTCTGATACCTGCGGCTGCTTTGATTGGGATTGGGTTTGCTTTGCTTCAGTGGTTCTTGGTCTCCAAGGTCAGGGTGTCTGGTGATTCTGATGATTATGATCATGAATATAAGGGCAGCCTTATTGATGAAGCAGAGTTTGAGGAGGGTGTAGACGGTCTTGAGGCATCTATCAAGTGTGCTGAGATTCAGAATGCCATTTCTGTCG GGGCCACCTCGTTTCTGTTTACTGAGTATAGATATCTTGCTATCTTCATGGGAGTATTTGGTGTCATCATTTTCCTCTTCCTGGGTTCAGTCAAGGGCTTCAGCACCGAAAGTGAACCTTGCACTTACAATACAGGGAATTATTGTAAACCAGCTTTGGCCAATGCCTTCTTCACCACTGTTGCATTCTTGCTCGGGGCTCTTACCTCAGTTCTTTCTGGTTTTCTTGGGATGAAGATTGCTACCTATGCCAATGCTAGAACCACTCTAGAGGCAAGGAAAGGTGTTGGTAAGGCTTTCATTACAGCTTTTCGCTCTGGTGCTGTAATGGGTTTCCTTCTTGCTGCCAATGGCCTTTTGGTGCTGTGGGTCACCATCAATCTATTCAAGCAGTATTATGAAGATGACTGGGAAGGGCTTTATGAATCTATTACTGGTTATGGACTTGGAGGTTCTTCAATGGCACTTTTTGGAAGAGTTGGAGGAGGTATATATACAAAAGCTGCTGATGTTGGTGCTGACCTTGTAGGAAAAGTTGAGAAGAATATCCCTGAAGATGATCCAAGAAACCCAGCt GTTATTGCGGACAACGTGGGTGATAATGTAGGAGACATTGCTGGAATGGGTTCTGACCTGTTTGGGTCTTATGCTGAGTCATCCTGTGCGGCACTCTTTGTTGCATCAATATCATCTTTTGGTGTCTCTCTTGACTACACCGCAATGTCTTATCCTCTTATTATAAGCTCAATGGGGATTGTTGTTTGCTTAGCAACAACACTTTTTGCAACTGATCTTTTTGAGATCAAGAATGTGAGTGAGATTGAACCATCCTTGAAGAGACAACTTCTTATCTCAACTGTCTTGATGACTGCTGGTATTGCCGTGGTCAACTTCTTTGCTTTGCCATCAGAATTTACTCTTTATGATTTTGGGGCTGAGAAGGCTGTAAAGAATTG GCACATTTTCTTTTGTGTTGCCATTGGCTTGTGGGCTGGACTTGCTATTGGGTACACTACAGAATATTATACCAGCAATGCTTATAG TCCAGTGCAGGATGTGGCAGATTCTTGCAGGACGGGTGCTGCTACAAATGTGATTTTTGGTTTGGCACTGGGATACAAATCTGTCATCATTCCCATCTTTTCCATTGCCATTGCCATTTATGTGAGCTTTAGCTTCGCTGCAATGTATGGAATTTCTGTGGCTGCTTTAGGAATGCTCAGCACCATTGCCACTGGTCTAGCAATAGATGCTTATGGCCCCATAAGTGACAATGCCGGTGGAATTGCAGAAATGGCTGGTATGAGCCATAAGATTCGCGAAAGAACAGATGCTTTAGATGCTGCTGGAAATACCACTGCTGCTATTGGCAAG GGTTTTGCTATTGGATCGGCTGCTCTTGTTTCCCTAGCTTTGTTTGGTGCCTATGTGAGCAGGGCAGGTATCAAGACCGTTGATGTGTTGACTCCAAAGGTCTTCATTGGGTTGATTGTGGGAGCCATGCTTCCATACTGGTTTTCAGCCATGACAATGAAGAGTGTTGGAAGTGCAGCTCTCAAAATGGTTGAAGAAGTTCGCCGGCAGTTCAATTCTATTCCTGGCCTTATGGAAGGACTGGCAAAACCAGACTATGCAACTTGTGTCAAGATCTCTACCGATGCTTCACTAAGGGAGATGATCCCACCCGGTGCTTTAGTCATGCTCACACCACTTATTGCTGGCACCATCTTTGGAGTGGAGACTCTTGCTGGGGTTCTGGCCGGTTCACTTGTTTCTGGTGTACAG GTTGCCATCTCAGCTTCCAACACAGGTGGAGCATGGGATAATGCAAAGAAATACATAGAG GCTGGTGTGAATGAACATGCTAAATCACTAGGTCCTAAGGGTTCAGACGCTCACAAGGCGGCTGTCATAGGCGACACAATCGGAGATCCTCTCAAGGACACATCTGGTCCATCACTCAACATCCTCATCAAGCTCATGGCTGTTGAGTCCTTGGTGTTTGCTCCATTCTTTGCAACTCATGGGGGCTTGATTTTCAAactgttttga
- the LOC121259100 gene encoding LOW QUALITY PROTEIN: RNA pseudouridine synthase 1 (The sequence of the model RefSeq protein was modified relative to this genomic sequence to represent the inferred CDS: inserted 1 base in 1 codon), with the protein MRLPSCLQPLPTTTIFLSRFPKPLFPLSCVTTAAPAMSNQPGPTEPTSENTSXTPQNYPVPLSPPLPPISKSVELSRAESASSKSSFFALSRTHVVYEDEWLIAVNKPQGIYCESVLASVPQLLCDAAESGGRLSEGTKIKSPELHLANRLDRDTSGVMLITKSHKVASKLVQAFTNHKVTKTYIAHCVGPAPKWEKITIKSGHGRSKFGVWRVYAASDVGRMLPGGSVVRDMETSFEVLSINGQGSFKEPSEFRKDEENTIVVEERAVIDSDIKKDEILVRAYPRSGRTHQIRLHCQYLGISIRGDVKYEGVYEWKGRTYEGHELHAESLSFEHPVTGLPIMFQAPLPLWPSQALQQ; encoded by the exons ATGCGACTCCCTTCCTGTCTTCAACCCTTACCCACCACCACGATCTTCCTCTCGAGGTTCCCCAAACCCCTCTTCCCTCTCAGCTGCGTGACAACCGCCGCCCCCGCCATGTCTAACCAACCCGGCCCAACAGAACCCACTTCTGAAAACACCT AAACCCCACAAAATTACCCTGTGCCACTCTCTCCCCCACTGCCTCCCATCTCCAAGAGCGTAGAGCTCAGCAGAGCCGAGTCTGCCTCCTCCAAGTCCAGTTTCTTTGCTCTCTCGAGAACCCATGTGGTGTACGAGGACGAGTGGCTCATTGCAGTGAACAAGCCCCAGGGGATCTACTGTGAGAGCGTGTTGGCCTCCGTCCCTCAACTTCTCTGTGACGCGGCCGAGTCTGGTGGACGACTTAGTGAAG GGACCAAGATCAAGTCTCCAGAGCTTCATCTTGCTAACCGACTCGATCGTGACACCAGTGGGGTTATGCTGATAACAAAGTCCCACAAAGTAGCTTCTAAGCTTGTCCAAGCATTCACTAATCACAAGGTTACCAAAACATACATTGCTCACTGCGTTGGTCCAGCTCcaaaatgggaaaaaataaCCATTAAATCAGGTCATGGCAGGTCAAAGTTTGGGGTCTGGCGTGTTTATGCTGCATCAGATGTTGGTCGGATGCTACCAGGTGGATCAGTAGTCAGAGACATGGAAACATCATTTGAAGTATTATCAATAAATGGACAAGGGAGCTTCAAAGAGCCATCTGAATTTaggaaagatgaagaaaatactATTGTAGTTGAAGAGAGAGCTGTAATAGACAGCGATATAAAGAAGGATGAGATATTGGTAAGAGCTTATCCTCGAAGTGGAAGAACACATCAAATTCGCTTACATTGTCAATATCTTGGAATTTCCATCAGAGGGGACGTGAAATATGAAGGTGTCTATGAGTGGAAAGGGAGAACTTACGAAGGCCATGAACTTCATGCGGAGAGCTTATCGTTTGAGCACCCTGTTACTGGTCTTCCTATCATGTTTCAAGCACCTCTACCTCTATGGCCCAGCCAGGCATTGcagcaataa
- the LOC121259099 gene encoding peptide chain release factor PrfB2, chloroplastic, producing the protein MSFLAFRKSFRRSINSIYNRRISFLFSSGSPLSHETTETPSGPFQFSHSVLENHISSSGSPINRHGSHQIPLPSTPSVSEKPISASGSPIFRREFSGFCSRAIPSSKNPCQFHQNPSILTPFQYFCTEAAVQHSTADGLTVEGIVASNWTILDETESDWKSHAAAIAQSIHLMKKRLKWKKLVVRLDLLSMQLNKPDIWNDPVHAGKISREHGSLMGKMKAVRAFERELLEHIDMINLAREENDPEMELESLKALLRMRRNSKEKELQAMLSGEQDSCSCYIEVQAGAGGTESMDWAAMVMQMYKMWAQRHGYKVTVVDEMSGEIAGIKRATIKVDGEYAFGYAKAEVGVHRLVRISPFDSNKRRHTSFAAVAVIPISGDGSTHVQINDSDLRIERFRAGGAGGQHVNTTESAVRIVHIPTGISATCQNERSQHQNKASAMAVLQSRVDQLEMARQAQMNAQHTQSLTDITWGSQIRSYVLHPYRMVKDLRTSYEVSDPDSVLEGDLDGFILSYLSASLDKDEDGR; encoded by the exons atgtcgttTCTCGCTTTCAGAAAATCATTTAGAAGATCCATAAATTCCATCTATAATCGTAGAATTTCCTTCCTATTCTCATCTGGGTCTCCTCTTTCACACGAAACCACAGAAACCCCATCTGGGCCTTTCCAATTCTCGCATTCAGTATTAGAAAACCATATTTCTTCATCTGGGTCTCCCATTAACAGGCATGGGTCTCACCAAATTCCCCTCCCTTCAACACCTTCGGTGTCTGAGAAGCCTATTTCAGCTTCCGGGTCTCCCATTTTCCGGCGCGAATTTTCTGGGTTTTGCTCTCGTGCAATTCCAAGCAGCAAAAACCCTTGTCAATTTCACCAAAATCCATCGATTTTGACGccatttcaatatttttgtaCTGAAGCTGCTGTGCAGCACTCAACTGCTGACGGGCTCACAGTGGAGGGAATTGTAGCTAGTAATTGGACAATTCTTGATGAGACTGAGAGTGATTGGAAAAGTCATGCTGCTGCCATTGCTCAATCCATTCATCTAATGAAGAAGCGGTTGAAG TGGAAAAAATTGGTGGTCAGGTTGGATTTGTTATCAATGCAGCTGAATAAGCCAGATATTTGGAATGATCCTGTGCATGCAGGGAAGATAAGTCGTGAACATGGTTCACTCATGGGTAAAATGAAAGCGGTGAGGGCATTTGAGAGAGAACTGCTAGAGCATATTGACATGATTAACCTTGCCCGCGAAGAGAATGATCCAGAGATGGAATTG GAATCATTGAAAGCTTTGCTTAGGATGAGGAGGaattcaaaagagaaagagcTTCAAGCTATGTTATCTGGGGAGCAGGATTCTTGCTCTTGTTACATAgag GTTCAAGCTGGAGCTGGTGGTACTGAGAGCATGGATTGGGCAGCAATGGTCATGCAGATGTATAAAATGTGGGCTCAGCGGCATGGATATAAAGTCACCGTGGTGGATGAAATGTCTGGTGAGATTGCCGGAATCAAG CGAGCAACAATCAAGGTGGATGGTGAATATGCTTTTGGATATGCCAAAGCAGAAGTAGGAGTGCACAGGTTGGTACGAATCTCACCATTTGACAGTAATAAGCGTCGACATACTTCATTTGCTGCTGTTGCTGTAATTCCAATATCGGGTGATGGATCTACCCATGTACAAATTAATGACTCTGATCTCCGCATTGAGCGATTTCGTGCTGGGGGAGCTGGTGGCCAGCATGTTAATACGACTGAGAGTGCTGTGAGGATAGTTCACATTCCTACAGGAATTTCTGCCACTTGTCAAAATGAAAG ATCACAACATCAAAACAAGGCTTCAGCAATGGCCGTGCTTCAGTCTCGAGTGGACCAGCTTGAGATGGCTCGCCAGGCTCAGATGAATGCACAACATACACAATCTCTCACTGACATTACTTGGGGCAGCCAGATACGTAGTTATGTGCTTCAT CCTTACCGCATGGTTAAAGATCTCCGAACCAGCTATGAAGTTTCGGATCCTGATTCTGTCCTTGAAGGAGATCTGGATGGATTCATCCTGAGCTATTTATCAGCTTCCTTGGATAAAGATGAAGATGGTCGGTGA
- the LOC121260624 gene encoding uncharacterized protein LOC121260624 isoform X1: MESSSSVITPEDVLESLMNDGTIDALRLKIINQLKANEELKNTTIKMAEQSKVLNTPGAEKQTKRELFDALRQELEAPVLEKASKSVWELILDNNGLGKEINEMVERVFCRLSGRESPLFPLQDVGTWPNKKIQNETGKELANENNEKENSPSASKKRNFSEMNAEGAYEAASRSGDPPTMPEESTKSPQVSLKT, encoded by the exons ATGGAGTCGTCTTCATCGGTGATAACTCCAGAGGATGTGTTGGAATCGCTAATGAATGACGGTACAATCGACGCGCTCAGATTGAAGATCATCAACCAGCTCAAAGCCAAC GAGGAGCTTAAGAATACCACTATTAAAATGGCAGAACAAAGTAAAGTTCTTAACACCCCTGGGGCAGAGAAACAGACAAAAAGAGAGCTGTTTGATGCACTGAGACAGGAACTCGA AGCTCCTGTGCTTGAGAAGGCTTCTAAATCAGTTTGGGAGCTAATTTTAGACAATAATGGGCTCGGGAAGGAAATTAACGAGATGGTTGAAAGAGTATTTTGTCGATTGAGTGGCCGTGAGTCTCCATTGTTTCCTTTGCAAGATGTTGGCACTTGgcctaataaaaaaattcagaatGAAACAGGAAAAGAATTGGCTAATGAAAACAACGAAAAGGAGAATTCTCCCTCTGCATCAAAGAAAAGGAATTTTAGTGAAATGAATGCTGAAGGTGCATATGAAGCTGCAAGCAGGTCTGGTGATCCTCCAACCATGCCAGAAGAGTCCACTAAGTCACCTCAAGTAAGCTTGAAGACATGA
- the LOC121260624 gene encoding uncharacterized protein LOC121260624 isoform X2, with amino-acid sequence MESSSSVITPEDVLESLMNDGTIDALRLKIINQLKANEELKNTTIKMAEQSKVLNTPGAEKQTKRELFDALRQELEAPVLEKASKSVWELILDNNGLGKEINEMVERVFCRLSGRESPLFPLQDVGTWPNKKIQNETGKELANENNEKENSPSASKKRNFSEMNAEGAYEAASRSGDPPTMPEESTKSPQA; translated from the exons ATGGAGTCGTCTTCATCGGTGATAACTCCAGAGGATGTGTTGGAATCGCTAATGAATGACGGTACAATCGACGCGCTCAGATTGAAGATCATCAACCAGCTCAAAGCCAAC GAGGAGCTTAAGAATACCACTATTAAAATGGCAGAACAAAGTAAAGTTCTTAACACCCCTGGGGCAGAGAAACAGACAAAAAGAGAGCTGTTTGATGCACTGAGACAGGAACTCGA AGCTCCTGTGCTTGAGAAGGCTTCTAAATCAGTTTGGGAGCTAATTTTAGACAATAATGGGCTCGGGAAGGAAATTAACGAGATGGTTGAAAGAGTATTTTGTCGATTGAGTGGCCGTGAGTCTCCATTGTTTCCTTTGCAAGATGTTGGCACTTGgcctaataaaaaaattcagaatGAAACAGGAAAAGAATTGGCTAATGAAAACAACGAAAAGGAGAATTCTCCCTCTGCATCAAAGAAAAGGAATTTTAGTGAAATGAATGCTGAAGGTGCATATGAAGCTGCAAGCAGGTCTGGTGATCCTCCAACCATGCCAGAAGAGTCCACTAAGTCACCTCAA GCATGA